The following proteins come from a genomic window of Winogradskyella sp. PC-19:
- a CDS encoding DUF2797 domain-containing protein, with amino-acid sequence MVYKGVLTKMQTEFQDPIQYYLVFNNDFIHVNQLLGKNVNMTFVGEECLNCKLSKEIYRQGFCKSCFFDTPNAGDWIMRPELSTAHLGKEDRDLEYEKKVQLQPHIVYLANSSNVKVGVTRKAQVPTRWIDQGAHEAIEIVEVPNRYLAGITEVALKDFVADKTNWRKMLKNDNEDENLKDWRDKLKTHIPDEAKEYFITHNEETHLNFPVLQYPEKPKSLNIKKEGKYSGKLVGVKGQYFIFEDNTVFNVRANEGLVVEIGI; translated from the coding sequence ATGGTTTACAAAGGTGTACTTACAAAAATGCAAACTGAGTTTCAAGATCCAATTCAGTATTATTTGGTTTTTAATAATGATTTTATTCATGTTAATCAGTTACTTGGTAAAAATGTAAATATGACTTTTGTTGGCGAGGAATGTCTTAATTGTAAGTTAAGTAAGGAAATTTACCGTCAAGGTTTCTGTAAAAGCTGCTTTTTTGATACACCAAACGCCGGAGATTGGATTATGAGACCAGAATTAAGTACAGCGCATTTAGGAAAAGAAGACCGAGATTTGGAGTATGAAAAAAAGGTACAATTACAGCCGCATATTGTGTACTTGGCAAACTCAAGTAACGTTAAAGTTGGCGTAACTCGTAAAGCACAGGTACCAACACGTTGGATAGATCAAGGCGCACATGAGGCTATTGAAATAGTAGAAGTACCAAACCGATATTTAGCTGGTATTACAGAAGTTGCTCTTAAAGATTTCGTTGCAGATAAAACCAATTGGCGTAAGATGCTTAAGAATGATAACGAGGACGAAAACCTAAAAGATTGGCGCGACAAATTAAAGACACACATTCCTGATGAAGCAAAAGAATATTTCATTACACATAATGAAGAAACACATCTTAATTTTCCAGTACTTCAATATCCTGAAAAACCCAAAAGCTTAAATATCAAAAAAGAAGGTAAATATTCTGGAAAATTAGTAGGTGTAAAAGGACAGTATTTTATTTTTGAGGACAATACTGTTTTTAATGTAAGAGCTAATGAAGGTTTGGTTGTAGAGATTGGAATTTAA
- the rpsU gene encoding 30S ribosomal protein S21 has product MIKIEIKEGENIERALKRYKRKHRNVQIMQNLRESRYFTKPSVKRRREIQKASYIQGLRDAENI; this is encoded by the coding sequence ATGATTAAGATAGAAATCAAAGAAGGCGAAAACATAGAAAGAGCTCTTAAAAGATATAAGCGTAAGCACAGAAATGTACAAATTATGCAAAACTTAAGAGAGTCTCGTTATTTCACAAAACCTTCTGTAAAGAGAAGAAGAGAAATTCAGAAAGCTTCTTACATCCAAGGTTTAAGAGATGCTGAAAACATATAA
- a CDS encoding RNA polymerase sigma factor RpoD/SigA has protein sequence MRQLKITKQVTNREDKSLDKYLQDISKIPLITAEEEVELAQLIKKGNQQALDKLTKANLRFVVSVAKQYQNQGLKLPDLINEGNAGLVKAAKRFDETRGFKFISYAVWWIRQAILQALAEQSRIVRLPLNKIGTINKIRKAYAYLEQQHQRPPNAQEIARELDVSVREVKQSMKNSGRHLSMDAPIGSEEDFSLYDVMSQKDSPRPDKNLMAESLNIEIERALETLPEKESQVIKLSYGIGEKHPMTLEEIGQIFDLTRERIRQIREKGIRRLRKSSKNRILMTYLG, from the coding sequence ATGAGGCAATTAAAGATTACCAAGCAGGTTACAAACCGAGAAGATAAATCACTGGATAAATACCTTCAAGATATTAGTAAAATTCCATTGATTACAGCAGAAGAAGAAGTAGAACTTGCACAACTTATAAAAAAGGGTAATCAACAAGCCTTAGATAAATTAACAAAAGCCAACTTAAGGTTTGTCGTATCTGTTGCAAAACAATACCAAAATCAAGGACTAAAATTACCAGATTTAATAAATGAAGGTAATGCAGGTTTAGTAAAAGCAGCAAAACGATTTGACGAAACTAGAGGCTTTAAGTTTATCTCTTACGCAGTATGGTGGATTCGTCAAGCCATATTACAAGCTTTAGCAGAACAATCTCGTATCGTAAGACTTCCTTTAAATAAAATAGGAACGATTAATAAAATCCGAAAGGCTTATGCTTATCTAGAACAACAACACCAAAGACCACCTAATGCTCAGGAAATTGCTAGAGAATTGGATGTTAGTGTTCGCGAAGTAAAACAGTCAATGAAAAACTCTGGTCGTCATTTATCAATGGACGCGCCTATAGGTTCTGAAGAGGATTTTAGTCTATATGATGTTATGTCTCAAAAAGATTCCCCAAGACCTGACAAAAACTTAATGGCAGAATCATTAAATATTGAAATTGAACGTGCTCTAGAGACATTGCCTGAAAAAGAAAGTCAAGTCATAAAATTGAGTTATGGTATTGGAGAAAAGCATCCAATGACGCTCGAAGAAATTGGACAAATCTTTGATTTGACACGTGAACGTATTAGACAAATACGTGAAAAAGGTATAAGAAGACTACGGAAATCAAGTAAAAATAGAATACTAATGACATATTTAGGGTAA
- a CDS encoding LysE family transporter, protein MILLYLLIGLVTSIIGALPLGASNIVVINTTIKQNLKQAMKIAFAAGVAEVILSYYALNYNMLVKDFFFSNQWLQVLIAILLLGFGGLLFFKKTDSKKTVKSNNSFLKSKYSKGFLLGLLNPPVLVYWLLVYGIINSNVAMLSVKSSVLVLLLFFSGVYIGKVVTLYIYGRFSIYIQQKFRNINFVINRITGSLLFSVGILQFVKLYFI, encoded by the coding sequence ATGATACTTTTATATCTATTAATAGGGCTAGTAACTTCAATAATTGGAGCATTGCCTCTAGGCGCTTCTAATATTGTAGTTATAAATACAACAATTAAGCAAAACTTAAAACAAGCTATGAAAATAGCATTTGCAGCTGGAGTAGCAGAAGTCATACTTTCATATTATGCTTTAAACTATAACATGTTAGTCAAGGATTTTTTCTTCAGTAATCAATGGCTTCAAGTTTTAATAGCAATCTTATTATTAGGTTTCGGTGGTTTGCTTTTCTTCAAAAAAACTGACTCAAAAAAAACAGTTAAAAGCAATAACTCATTTTTAAAGTCTAAATACAGTAAAGGATTTTTATTGGGATTACTAAATCCACCTGTTTTAGTCTACTGGCTATTGGTATACGGTATAATAAATAGTAATGTAGCTATGCTTTCGGTAAAATCTTCAGTACTAGTGTTGCTATTATTCTTTTCAGGTGTATATATAGGGAAAGTTGTAACACTCTATATATATGGTAGGTTTAGCATTTATATACAACAAAAATTTAGAAATATAAATTTTGTAATTAATAGAATCACAGGTTCTCTATTATTTTCAGTTGGTATATTACAGTTTGTGAAGTTATATTTTATTTAA